The window CTTGATCTAATCATTATGTCCCATAGAAGGGGTTGGAGGGATGGGCCAGTTTACATGCATTCGTTTATGCTTGCAGCTAGAGGATGAGGTTTGGCACTGGCATCAAACACCATTCTGACTTTCGTTGTGACAGCTTCTGTTCGAACGACAGCCTTATGTGGCAAATAGAATACTCGTTTCCCCGTTGGTTTGCTTGGGATTCTTCCGACTATCCCTTCTTCTAGCTGTTCTTCAATTATGTGTGTGTACTCAGCCTTTAACTGTTCCTTTTGTCTTAGTTTTATATTCATGTTCAGTAAGCGTCTCCGGCTTTGTTCTTCATTGGTTCCAGCTAGCTCTGCTCTCGGTATCCAAGGAATGTTTACCTCGTACCTTCCACCGTGCTTCCTTACTATGTTCTCTTTGAACTCCATGTAGACATCAAGCTCGTCATCCTCACCTCTGTCTCTGACTCCCAAAACGTCCAGGTTGTATAGCCCCTCATAGTCGCTTGTATCTCTGCTGAAGAAGCTCTGGCTGTTTGAGTCGTTTCCACCATGGATTACCCAGCCAAAGGTCATTCCTTCCACAATTGGCTCTCCCGGCTGTCCCTTGTATACTTCTTCGGTTCTTATTCGACAATAGGCACTGTCTCCTAAAATCACATGTATAGGATACTCGTCTCCAATCTGTTTGTAGAACCTCTTGTCTTTGGTGTGCTCGTACTGCTTCTTTAACTTGTTTATATCCAGTCTTCGTACGGTTGTGAAGTCTCGCAACTTTGTCCCAGTTACTTGAATCTTCTCACTTGCTTTTCCatccagcaactcaattgagaTGTTAAAGATAGGCATAGATTGTCTCTTTGAGCCGTTTACGGTGAGAATCTCTCGTACCTCATGACGCTCTGCTTTAAGGTTTAACCTTTTGGCCGCTTCGCTTGTAATGAAATTCCTCCCAGCTCCAGTGTCTAGGTATGCCCAGAATGTTTCTCCTTTTATCTTTACAGGTATTATGGCTGGTAATGACCATTCATTGGCTGAAGGAGAATAGCTTGTTAACACAGTTCCGTTGTCACCGGTTGGTCTATTCTTATCCTTGTCACAAAGACTTGTATGATGCTTTGACTTCAACTTGAAACATCCCCCGCTTCGACATTGTTTCCCCCAGTGTCCTGTGCGGCCACAGTTGAAACACAACTGCCTTCTTGCTTCTATTGTGTTAACGACTTCGCATGCGTCTCCCCAATGCTTTCCCTCACAAAAGATACAGACTGGATCTCCCTTTTCCTTATTGTACCAATGCTTCTCTCTTTTCGGTCGTGTAACTCCACTGTCTTCGGATGCATCATCTACTTTGTGTCTTTTCAACCACTGCCGAAGGTTGTTTATCAAGGCCTCCATATCCTTGTCCTCCCAATTTTCATTGGTTCGCACAATATCGTGCCTCACTTGTGGTATTTTGTTAAGAGTGGACATCACAAACCCCCAAAGCATGTCGGCTTCGCCCATTGTCAGCAACGCATCGTAGTTCCTGTTCACGCTGTCGTAAAATTCCTGAATCTTCAAGTAATTGGATCCTTTGATGACAGGAAGGTTAGCTATTTCTTTTATGTGTGCATTCACAACAAGTTTGCTCTGGCCATACTTGGATTTCAGTCTTTCCCAGGCTATCTTGTAGCCAATTTCACCAGGCTTTAGGTTTGCTATCTTTGCTCGCACATTTGGATTGACCATTTCCAACAGATACCCGAATTTCTCCTCTGCTCTAATTGATTTTTTGTCCACTTGAGTGATAAACATGTTCTCGAATCTCACCCAGACGGTGGGCGTTCCTTTGAACAGTGTTATTATCAATTTGGGTAGTTTTGCTGTAGTTGAATGGCCTTCTTTCTCCAATTCCAGCCGTTTATGCGTCGCCTGTAATTCTGCATCGATTTTCTCCTGCCACATACGTCGTTCGTGCTCTTCTTGTTGCAAACGCAACTCAGTTAAACGGCACTCCTCTTCTCtctgttgttcttgtttggcttcAAATCGTTTTCTTTCCATTTCCTCGTCTATTTCCTCCTGTCTGTTACTTAAAAACCTTGCAAGCTTCTCTTTATCCAGAAGAAATGTGGAATACCTGGCCTTCACGTCCTTCTTCCATTGTCTCACCAATTGGGCAGATACACTGTGATCTATTTTTAATTCCTCCACTTGCGAAACAAGATCTGATAACTTGCCCACAATTTTCCCCACTCTTCTGTTGGCAATATCCATCTCCGTGTAATCTCTCAGCTTAATTAGCTCATCCGTTTCGTCCGGAAAGTACTTGAGTTTGTGTATTTCCTTGTCTATTTCTTTTTCCAGTTGTTGTTCGTCGTCACAACTGTGCCGCCTGTCTGCATTTTCCTCGCCGTCGCTCATATTTTCCAATTGCTTCACTTGTTGTGTAATAACCAGTTGAAGTCTGCAGTATCCTGGTCCCGGCACCACTTTTTGTACCAAACTTGTGGGTCACAAAGTAGCTCGCTTAAATTGTAAATAgttcttttatttaaatcacAATCCGCTCGTACATTTCCTCTCCGACCGATCTCTTTTTTCAGCTACTCCGAtttcaaatgtcaatcaaaaaAGGTTCACACTAATAAGATACTAAAAGAGTCACATCCGGTTTAACTTCAATAACTTCAAATTGTCaatgtgatatctttcgagttaaGACTGACCCTGTTCTAATATTTCTCTCTTTCTACTCTAGGCTTAAGCAGTGTTTTTTGaaggctccaaactttgaacataaaatctGTCTGCACGTGGATAAATGACAATGATAGCTTTTATTCTGATGATTCTATAGATTGACATGTGAAAAAAAATCCTCAACGGCCGCGGATTACAATACCTTATTGATCGGCCTtgttccaaaaggaacatgaagcATCACTCTTAAAAATTACACACTCTAAGTCAGCACTATATCCTCTTACTGAATACCAGTATCTTTCCACATTTGTTTTAGAGTTTATTTGGAGAAATTTGTTCGGAATCTTGTTCATATTTCTTCATTGATtcctccgccatcttgtatAACAAGTGAGAGACCAGACCAGACTGGAACTAGTGAGCCGTTTCATTTTATTAACATTTGATGCGCTCATGATCTGCCTTGTTCCAAAAGGAACACGAAGCATCACTCTTAGACAatacacactccaagtcagcactaTATCCTCTTAGTGAATACCAGTATCTTTCCACATTTGTTTTAGCGTTTATTGGAGAAATGCGCTGGGAATTCTTCAATGATTCCTCCGCCATCttatggatatacatgggtatacatgagtatacatgggtatacaggaATAcatatggatatacatggatatagatagatagatagatagatagaaaactttatttcatcactgtagttttgctcaaaaatttacaattcttgctcTTCACAAAAGCCGTGCAACTAAGTAAGCaaaggtaaaatacatttatacaTCTAAAATACGATCAATGTTTAAAGTGGCTAGTTTAGATATCAATACTGAGGTCGAGAGATTTCAGTTTGTTCCTAAACGTTTCAAAGGAGAGCTCAGATTTCATATTGTTAGGGAGTGCATTCCACATCTTAGCCCCCATAAACGCGAAACTCTTCCTGTAATAGTCCGTTCTGGCCCTTGGTATGGCAATACCATCCAGCGATGTTCTGAGGTTGTATACTGAAGCACCCGGTCTCgctgaaaaaatatcttttaaatagcgttgacaattttgaacatcataagggctttttgtttatttcttctctccttAAGATTAGACCAGCCAAGTTTGTTTGTTGGAGTCAAATAATCTGCACCGGTAATCACCCGTGCCGctcgattttgcagtttttggagtttatcaGCCAGGTTGTCACCAATGCCATTCCAAACAAtactacaataatcaaagtaaggTTCAACTATAGATTGGTATATGTTTAATAGGCTAGATATTGGAATGAAAGGTTTGATCTTTCTCATGATGCTTATGCCTGACGACACCTTCTTTGAAACGCTTGCAATATGGGTATCCCATGTGAGGAATTCATCAATTTCAACGCCCAAGCATTTGCTACAATTAACTCTGTTCAAAGAAATTCCGTTTAGAAACGTGTTCATATTTTCCGTCATCGTGGCAATTCTTTGTCTTGAACCAACTAACATAAACTCTGTTTTTATTACATTCAATGTTAGTTTGTTAGCAATCAACCAGTTTTTGAGACATTGAATATCAATGCTCATTTGTTCTCGAAGTTCAGGGATATTGCAAGTGGTAAAAGTCAAGttggtgtcatctgcgtacattcTGGTAGTAGCAAAGTCTATACaaggttatacatggatatacatggctgtacatggatatacatggatatacatggctgaacatgggtatacatggaaatacatggctgtacatggatatacatggatatacatggatatacatggctgaacatgggtatacatggaaattcatgggtgtacatggatatacatggatatacatggatatgcatggttatacattgatatacatgggtatacatgcgTATATATGGGTATACGTGAATACATAtaggtatacatgaacatacatgggtatacatggatatacatggatatagaTGGATATCCATAGAGATACATGGGCacacatggatatacatggctgaacatgggtatacatggaaatacatggctatacatgaatatacatggctatacatggttatacatggttatacatggttatacatggttATAGATGGTTATAGATGGTTATAGATGGTTATagatggttatacatggatgtacTTGGTTATAGATGGTtatagatgggtatacatggacatacatggacatacatgggtatacaaggatatacatggttatacatggatatacatgggtatacatagagatacatgggcatacatggatatacatggctatacatggttatacatggatatacatggatatacatggctgaacatgggtatacatggatatacatggatatacatggatatacatggctatacatggttatacatggatgtgCATGGCTATACACGGACatacatgggtgtacatggacatacatggttatacatgggtatacatggacatacatgggtatactttgatatgcatggatatacatggatatacatgggtatacatgaatgtATATGGGTATATAtcgacatacatgggtatacatggatatacaaggttatacatggatatgcatgggtatacatagagatacatgggcatacatggatatgcatggctgtacatggctgaacatgggtatacatggatatacatggtatacatgaacatacatgggtatacatggttatacatggacatacatggatatgcatggaTATAAATTGCTGAACATGGGTgtatatggatatacatggatatgcatgaatatacatggctatacatgaatatatatgggtataaaTTCACAGGTATATACctttatatataacaatttaAGGCTTTAATACATCCATTACATGCTATTATCacaaagtaaagtacgatcgtccgggtgagtgtagtcctgagaaggactgtttgagatgacattgactgacgtttcgacaacctgagcggaagtcatcttcagagtcaagtgatttgtgtaacgtcagtagatactataagaactccggtcgtagatgtcattggtcaacttattcgtgatgttattggtcgactgtcagttgagcctagatgtaattggctggaaagactaaacagtgattggtgcgtttcgatccgtctacaggtctaaggtcagtacgtgtatcgtagaatacgttgggcagtactgtgagagtaaatcagtctgttgtttgtctgttgatgtcgtcgatgagtcgtttgtagggtgcgggaagttgtaggcatcggtttataggtgtctgttctaagttagtaaaccagctttccagtacgatccgttggtagtagttagtgttgtaggtaacacatgtagcagagtcccagtcgattctgtggtttgtctgtagatggtgttcagtaatgttattgttgatgtcaccgttcctcgtTTCTCTTCTGTGTttagtcagtctagtgttcaaatttctgccggtctcaccgatataagtggcctggcagtcgcagcatttgatcttataaactgctccttgtctgtccctaggttgatctttgtctttgacgttagtcagtagttttcgtaaggtagtgatgggtctgtgagcaacacggatgttgtaaggctgtaagatcctagcgataattgcaggagttcctttgatgtacggtatagtcactgtagtggtaaggttagtgtttgttttgttgggttctgtacggtaagtgttgcgtgtaacgaagtagcagttgtagttgttcttactgaaaacgttgtctaagtacttacgttcgtctgctaagctgtcgtgagagttacaaaccagtagcgcgcgtctcgttaaggtccgtattgttgtagccttgtgtgacgaagggttgtaagatgattcgtcaaggagtctgtcagtgtgggtgggttttctgtaaaccgtcgtctgtagtctgttgttgtcacgaatgaccaagcagtcaagaaaaggaatcttaccattgtcctcgatctccttggtaagattccttttcttgactgcttggtcattcgtgacaacaacagactacagacgacagacgacggtttacagaaaacccacccacactgacagactccttgatgaatcatcttacaacccttcgtcacacaaggctacaacaatacggaccttaacgagacacgcgctactggtttgtaactctcacgacagcttagcagacgaacgtaagtacttagacaacgttttcagtaagaacaactacaactgcgacttcgttacacgcaacacttaccgtacagaacccaacgaaacaaacactaacctaaCACTaacagtgactataccgtacatcaaaggaacttctgaaattatcgctaggatcttacagccttacaacatccgtgttgctcacagacccatcactaccttacgaaaactactgactaacgtcaaagacaaagatcaacctagggacagacaaggagcagtttataagatcaaatgctgcgactgccaggccacttatatcggtgagaccggcagaaatttgaacactagactgactgaacacagacgagcgacgcggaacggtgacatcaacaataacattgctgaacaccatctacagacaaaccacagaatcgactgggactctgctacatgtgttacctacaacactaactactaccaacggatcgtactggaaagctggtttactaacttagaacagacacctataaaccgatgcctacaacttcccgcaccctacaaacgactcatcgacgacatcaacagacaaacaacagactgatttactctcacagtactgcccaacgtattccaCGATACAcatactgaccttagacctgtagacggatcgaaacgcaccaatcactgtttagtctttccagccaattacatctaggctcaactgacagtcgaccaataacatcacgaataagttgaccaatgacatctacgaccggagttcttatagtatctactgacgttacacaaatcacttgactctgaagatgacttcagcTCAGGTTGTTGAatcgtcagtcaatgtcatctcaaacagtccttctcaggactacactcacccggacgatcgtactttactttgtgatatgactcctgggttcaaaccatttacaattttacatgctattatgatacactttaataaccctacttaaagtacCAACCAACTCTTACAGATTTCGGCGGTATTCAAACGTTTGTATCAACGATACCAAATTTGTGGTgattttttgttagttttactctttaaatggtGATCCAAGGCagggaaatgcttacaacaac of the Montipora capricornis isolate CH-2021 chromosome 7, ASM3666992v2, whole genome shotgun sequence genome contains:
- the LOC138056304 gene encoding uncharacterized protein: MSDGEENADRRHSCDDEQQLEKEIDKEIHKLKYFPDETDELIKLRDYTEMDIANRRVGKIVGKLSDLVSQVEELKIDHSVSAQLVRQWKKDVKARYSTFLLDKEKLARFLSNRQEEIDEEMERKRFEAKQEQQREEECRLTELRLQQEEHERRMWQEKIDAELQATHKRLELEKEGHSTTAKLPKLIITLFKGTPTVWVRFENMFITQVDKKSIRAEEKFGYLLEMVNPNVRAKIANLKPGEIGYKIAWERLKSKYGQSKLVVNAHIKEIANLPVIKGSNYLKIQEFYDSVNRNYDALLTMGEADMLWGFVMSTLNKIPQVRHDIVRTNENWEDKDMEALINNLRQWLKRHKVDDASEDSGVTRPKREKHWYNKEKGDPVCIFCEGKHWGDACEVVNTIEARRQLCFNCGRTGHWGKQCRSGGCFKLKSKHHTSLCDKDKNRPTGDNGTVLTSYSPSANEWSLPAIIPVKIKGETFWAYLDTGAGRNFITSEAAKRLNLKAERHEVREILTVNGSKRQSMPIFNISIELLDGKASEKIQVTGTKLRDFTTVRRLDINKLKKQYEHTKDKRFYKQIGDEYPIHVILGDSAYCRIRTEEVYKGQPGEPIVEGMTFGWVIHGGNDSNSQSFFSRDTSDYEGLYNLDVLGVRDRGEDDELDVYMEFKENIVRKHGGRYEVNIPWIPRAELAGTNEEQSRRRLLNMNIKLRQKEQLKAEYTHIIEEQLEEGIVGRIPSKPTGKRVFYLPHKAVVRTEAVTTKVRMVFDASAKPHPLAASINECM